One genomic window of Psychrobacillus sp. INOP01 includes the following:
- a CDS encoding carbohydrate-binding domain-containing protein encodes MEKKIAIPLILSVVLIASGCNEKSSTETSVDTEALISQYVNYDSEDFYTAWEGDVFTKITLNDDATTFDGSGGVIINGQNVEIHTSGTYVLEGSLSDGQIKVNTEDTGNVRLILNGVEITSSTNATIDIEQSDKTIISLEKGTENILTDATSYVYEDEANQEVGAAIFSKDDLIINGTGMLTVNGHYKDGIVSRDDLIITGGTINVTAIDDGVVGRDVFALSNATVNITADGDGVKSSNDEDEDRGNIVLESGYLTVIAQGDGLQAEKEIIVIDGEHSIKTGDGSPEIVSSSESGMGMGMGSGTGNMPEMGAGMSMDFSSMTDDEVEAFVENMESMNFPIDISTEIEGMTTEEIREYLTKTLESMMPQGGGGMDRQNPEGSELPEDGQLPGVGADQNTPPEKPQNSDSKAPVERNTEEDNNANASNVDTTSQKGIKAGTNLNIVGGTITVDTMDDALHSNGDLTIQGGEETLSTGDDGIHADGNVFIAGGDITILKSLEGIEGTNIEISDGSIHLKAADDGVNVNGGSDMNEMFGGFDQTSTTTETEEIEEVDSTIEDGQLTISGGYLYVDADGDGLDSNTNITMTGGTAIVYGPTEMMNGTLDYDGTFIMQGGTLIASGSAGMPLGVSDGSTQNTIMMTFDETLEANTPVTVTNADGEQIITVAPEKNYQMIVISSPDLDLNEEMTLSHGGTLTGDVVDGVYTNATTTDPTGSVTYSPTAVMTYLNSSGMTEEGSSMMGGGMRDNMQGGGGFGRGQGRQQTETTEDATNE; translated from the coding sequence ATGGAGAAAAAAATAGCAATCCCGCTAATATTATCGGTAGTTTTAATTGCTAGCGGATGTAATGAAAAGAGTAGTACAGAGACATCAGTAGATACTGAAGCACTAATTTCTCAATATGTAAATTATGATTCAGAAGATTTCTACACTGCCTGGGAAGGTGATGTATTTACAAAAATAACTTTAAATGATGACGCAACAACTTTTGACGGCTCTGGTGGTGTTATTATTAATGGGCAAAATGTAGAGATTCATACATCAGGTACTTATGTACTGGAAGGATCCCTCTCTGATGGTCAAATTAAAGTTAATACAGAGGACACTGGTAATGTACGCTTAATCCTAAATGGGGTAGAGATTACTTCATCTACTAATGCAACAATTGATATTGAGCAATCAGATAAAACGATTATCTCACTTGAAAAAGGAACTGAAAATATTTTAACAGATGCAACATCTTATGTTTATGAAGACGAAGCAAATCAGGAAGTTGGGGCAGCTATTTTTAGTAAGGATGATTTAATCATCAATGGTACTGGTATGTTGACAGTTAATGGTCATTACAAAGACGGAATAGTGAGCCGTGATGATTTGATTATTACAGGTGGTACTATTAATGTAACTGCAATCGATGATGGTGTTGTCGGTCGCGATGTGTTTGCATTGTCTAATGCTACTGTAAATATAACTGCAGATGGCGATGGTGTAAAATCATCAAATGATGAGGATGAAGATCGAGGCAATATTGTTCTCGAAAGTGGCTACTTAACAGTGATAGCGCAGGGTGATGGTTTACAAGCTGAAAAAGAAATTATTGTAATTGATGGTGAGCATTCCATCAAAACTGGTGATGGTAGTCCAGAAATCGTCTCATCTTCAGAGTCAGGCATGGGAATGGGTATGGGAAGTGGTACAGGAAATATGCCAGAAATGGGTGCAGGAATGAGTATGGATTTCAGTTCAATGACAGATGACGAAGTAGAAGCATTTGTTGAGAATATGGAAAGTATGAATTTCCCAATTGATATTTCAACTGAAATTGAAGGCATGACAACAGAGGAAATTCGAGAGTATTTAACAAAGACTTTAGAATCTATGATGCCTCAAGGCGGTGGTGGAATGGATCGTCAAAATCCAGAAGGTAGTGAATTACCTGAAGATGGACAATTGCCTGGTGTAGGTGCTGACCAAAATACTCCACCAGAAAAACCGCAAAATTCAGATTCTAAAGCTCCAGTAGAAAGAAATACAGAAGAAGATAATAACGCCAATGCTTCAAATGTTGATACTACAAGCCAAAAGGGAATTAAAGCAGGAACAAATTTAAATATCGTAGGTGGAACAATCACAGTTGATACAATGGATGATGCACTGCATAGTAATGGAGATCTAACCATTCAAGGTGGAGAAGAAACTCTTTCAACGGGCGATGATGGTATACATGCGGATGGTAATGTATTTATTGCTGGTGGTGATATTACGATATTAAAAAGCCTAGAGGGTATAGAAGGTACTAATATTGAGATTTCAGATGGTTCCATTCATCTGAAAGCAGCAGATGATGGCGTCAATGTAAATGGTGGTAGTGATATGAATGAAATGTTTGGTGGTTTCGATCAAACCTCAACTACAACAGAGACTGAGGAAATAGAAGAAGTTGACTCTACAATAGAGGATGGCCAGCTTACGATTTCTGGAGGATATCTATACGTCGATGCAGATGGTGATGGATTAGACTCTAATACGAATATTACGATGACGGGTGGTACTGCTATAGTCTATGGTCCAACTGAGATGATGAATGGTACGTTAGATTATGATGGAACATTCATAATGCAAGGCGGAACGTTAATAGCTTCTGGTAGTGCTGGAATGCCGTTAGGTGTATCTGATGGATCAACACAAAATACGATTATGATGACATTTGATGAGACACTTGAAGCAAACACACCTGTTACAGTGACAAATGCTGATGGTGAACAAATTATCACGGTTGCACCTGAAAAAAATTATCAAATGATAGTAATTAGTTCTCCTGATTTAGATCTAAATGAAGAAATGACATTAAGTCATGGAGGTACTCTAACAGGTGATGTTGTTGATGGGGTCTATACGAATGCAACTACAACAGATCCGACAGGTAGTGTGACTTATTCACCCACAGCAGTCATGACTTATTTAAATAGTAGTGGAATGACAGAAGAAGGCTCATCTATGATGGGCGGTGGAATGAGAGATAATATGCAAGGTGGAGGTGGTTTTGGTAGAGGCCAAGGGCGGCAACAAACAGAAACAACAGAGGATGCTACAAATGAATAG
- a CDS encoding DUF4956 domain-containing protein, whose translation MATSTTFTDIFKSSFIEKTVSFSLTDSLLGLISAFLLGVVIYVVYKKTFNGVIYSHTFNISLMVMTMATALVIMGISQNVLLSLGMVGALSIVRFRTPIKDPMDLVYLFWSVIVGILCGAGFILLGIVGTILISLVIIVFANKIVVENPYLLVVKFANGEAADAIDQLLRNSTKKYALKSKSHILEYETEVTYEVRVKENDTKIVSDISNVKGVSSAVMLSYDGNFTA comes from the coding sequence ATGGCAACTTCAACAACATTTACAGATATTTTCAAATCAAGCTTTATAGAAAAAACAGTTTCATTTTCTTTAACTGATTCACTACTAGGACTGATTTCAGCATTCCTATTGGGGGTAGTTATTTATGTAGTTTATAAGAAAACGTTTAATGGTGTAATTTACTCCCATACATTTAATATCTCATTGATGGTTATGACAATGGCAACAGCACTAGTCATAATGGGTATCAGCCAGAATGTTCTATTATCACTTGGTATGGTTGGGGCGTTATCTATCGTTCGTTTCCGTACGCCGATTAAGGATCCAATGGATTTAGTTTACTTGTTTTGGTCAGTAATTGTAGGCATTTTATGTGGTGCAGGTTTTATACTGTTGGGAATCGTCGGCACAATCTTAATAAGTTTAGTCATTATCGTATTTGCAAATAAAATTGTAGTTGAAAATCCATATTTATTAGTTGTGAAATTTGCTAATGGTGAAGCAGCAGATGCTATAGATCAATTACTAAGAAATTCAACGAAGAAATATGCATTAAAATCAAAGTCCCATATTTTAGAGTATGAAACGGAAGTCACATATGAAGTGCGTGTAAAAGAAAATGATACAAAAATCGTTTCAGATATTTCTAACGTAAAAGGTGTGTCTTCAGCAGTAATGCTAAGTTACGATGGTAACTTTACAGCATAA
- a CDS encoding polyphosphate polymerase domain-containing protein produces MPIHTSFNPNGRQELKYGITYIDYMLLKNRLKYVMRLDTHSGPTGKYLIRSCYFDNFENKVMNEKKEGYLTRDKYRVRIYGKSDGIINLERKSKRNNLTFKSKCNMTRSEFEKIRIGDIQWMEKDDRPLICDLYLEMKGNLIKPMSVVDYEREAYVYLYGNVRVTFDSKVQTSIRNTDMFNKHLPMIDVLDPTEVILEVKFDEYLPDVVKMMLQGINTKHEAYSKYQLSRMYI; encoded by the coding sequence ATGCCTATTCATACATCATTTAATCCGAATGGTCGACAAGAACTGAAGTATGGCATCACATATATAGATTATATGTTATTAAAAAATAGACTGAAATATGTGATGCGTTTAGATACCCATTCTGGTCCAACAGGAAAATATTTAATTCGTTCGTGTTACTTTGATAACTTTGAAAACAAAGTAATGAACGAGAAAAAGGAAGGCTATTTAACTAGAGATAAATATCGTGTTCGTATTTATGGAAAAAGTGATGGGATTATTAATCTTGAACGGAAAAGTAAGCGTAATAATCTTACTTTTAAATCTAAGTGCAATATGACGAGGTCAGAATTTGAAAAAATTCGTATCGGTGATATTCAGTGGATGGAAAAAGATGATCGCCCGTTAATTTGTGACTTGTACTTAGAAATGAAAGGGAACTTAATTAAGCCAATGTCAGTAGTCGATTATGAAAGAGAGGCTTACGTTTATTTGTATGGCAATGTAAGAGTGACTTTTGATAGTAAAGTGCAGACAAGCATACGTAATACAGATATGTTCAATAAGCATTTACCAATGATCGATGTCCTTGATCCGACAGAGGTTATTTTAGAAGTAAAATTCGACGAGTACTTACCCGATGTTGTGAAAATGATGCTTCAAGGTATTAATACGAAACATGAGGCTTATTCCAAATATCAGTTAAGTCGTATGTATATATAA